The proteins below are encoded in one region of Desulfuromonadaceae bacterium:
- a CDS encoding Gx transporter family protein — MTSSPVDPLRLERTRRYIFLALLATLATAIHTVEYLFPTPAPWFRFGFANIFSLLALYLFDFRAAFTVTLTRIGFASLLLGRIFSPGFFLSLGGGLAAVALMSLACHLGKRYFSPIGVSVIGAVGHVFGQMLLAWLLLVQHPGLWSLFPFFLFFALVAGLINGFAADFLLQTIRRHPSFAEAPTNRPTEPL, encoded by the coding sequence ATGACCTCATCACCCGTTGACCCGCTGCGTCTGGAGCGCACCCGCCGCTATATTTTTCTTGCCTTGCTGGCAACCCTGGCAACCGCCATTCATACGGTCGAATATCTGTTTCCAACCCCTGCCCCCTGGTTTCGTTTCGGTTTTGCCAATATTTTTTCTTTGCTGGCCCTCTATCTGTTTGATTTTAGAGCCGCGTTCACTGTCACCCTCACCCGTATCGGTTTTGCTTCGTTGCTTCTCGGGCGAATTTTTTCACCGGGCTTTTTTCTTTCCCTTGGCGGTGGCCTGGCCGCTGTTGCACTGATGTCACTCGCCTGTCACCTCGGCAAGCGCTACTTCAGCCCGATCGGCGTTTCAGTTATTGGTGCGGTCGGCCACGTATTCGGCCAAATGCTCCTCGCCTGGTTGTTGCTGGTCCAGCATCCCGGTCTCTGGTCGCTCTTCCCATTTTTTCTTTTCTTTGCTCTTGTTGCCGGGCTGATTAATGGTTTTGCGGCTGATTTTCTGCTGCAAACCATTCGTCGTCACCCTTCGTTTGCTGAAGCGCCCACAAACCGCCCCACAGAACCGCTTTAA
- a CDS encoding NusG domain II-containing protein, translating to MALKYLWQRMTVGDRLLVSGLILFCVFFLSLRSFRAAGVHLIVEQKNQVTYKLALDTDRVINLDGPLGTSKVVIEDGAVHFIASPCPNQVCIGMGRASKSGDLLACVPNQLLLRITGRSGRDLDYDLITR from the coding sequence ATGGCACTGAAGTATCTCTGGCAACGGATGACCGTTGGCGACCGGTTGTTAGTCAGCGGACTGATCCTGTTTTGTGTTTTTTTTCTGTCCTTGCGTTCCTTCCGTGCTGCCGGTGTGCATCTCATCGTCGAGCAAAAAAACCAGGTGACCTACAAGCTGGCGCTCGACACCGATCGCGTTATTAACCTTGATGGTCCACTTGGCACCTCAAAAGTTGTTATCGAGGACGGTGCGGTTCACTTCATTGCATCCCCCTGTCCAAATCAGGTCTGCATCGGCATGGGGCGCGCCAGCAAGTCGGGCGACCTGCTGGCCTGTGTGCCGAACCAGTTGCTGCTGCGCATAACCGGTCGCAGTGGCCGTGATCTTGATTATGACCTCATCACCCGTTGA
- a CDS encoding FAD:protein FMN transferase, with amino-acid sequence MRSSRIRFALFSILVIIVGFFVLLPTSHQLRRQQLLLGTVVEIIAFGPDLDILEESLSAAFCEIARIEHLMSPHLADSDVARLSVATEPFAVAPETAEVLALGLRVAKASRGGFDMTLGRLKQLWAIGSTAPHVPTAAEISVAVTGVGPEALTLNGQIVTKKNPHLAVDLGAIAKGYAIDRAALLLRQRGIKHASVNAGGDIVLLGGKSPEERWLIGIQDPLAPDKTVAALALADRAVVTSGDYERFFERDGVRYHHIFDPASGFPGRRSRSVTIVADSAALADALATAVFVLGPEAGIALLSDFPATEGLIIDPAGEFHLTPGMSTLLSWH; translated from the coding sequence GTGCGGTCGTCACGCATCAGGTTCGCCCTGTTTTCGATCCTTGTGATCATCGTCGGTTTTTTTGTTCTGCTGCCGACCAGCCATCAACTCCGTCGACAGCAACTTTTGCTCGGCACGGTGGTGGAAATTATCGCCTTTGGCCCCGACCTGGACATCCTTGAGGAATCTTTGTCCGCAGCTTTCTGCGAAATTGCACGCATTGAGCATTTGATGTCACCACATCTTGCGGACAGTGATGTGGCGCGTCTTTCGGTAGCGACTGAACCTTTTGCTGTTGCCCCTGAAACGGCCGAGGTTCTCGCCCTGGGGTTACGCGTTGCAAAAGCCTCCCGCGGAGGGTTTGACATGACCCTTGGGCGGCTCAAGCAGCTCTGGGCTATCGGTTCGACCGCACCGCATGTCCCGACGGCGGCTGAAATCTCGGTCGCAGTGACCGGCGTCGGTCCAGAGGCCCTGACCTTGAACGGGCAAATAGTAACTAAAAAAAATCCGCATCTCGCTGTCGATTTGGGTGCCATTGCCAAAGGCTATGCCATTGATCGCGCCGCACTGTTGCTGCGGCAGCGCGGCATTAAGCACGCTTCGGTGAATGCTGGTGGCGATATTGTCCTGCTTGGAGGGAAGTCGCCGGAGGAACGCTGGTTAATCGGTATTCAGGATCCGCTTGCACCAGACAAAACGGTTGCGGCACTCGCACTCGCCGATCGTGCGGTGGTCACATCAGGGGACTACGAACGGTTTTTTGAACGGGATGGTGTCCGTTATCACCATATTTTTGATCCGGCATCTGGCTTCCCCGGTCGCCGCTCCCGCAGTGTCACGATTGTTGCCGACAGTGCGGCACTGGCGGATGCCCTGGCGACCGCTGTTTTTGTCCTCGGTCCGGAGGCGGGGATTGCCCTGCTTTCCGACTTTCCTGCAACCGAGGGCCTGATTATCGACCCGGCGGGGGAATTCCATCTGACGCCGGGGATGTCCACGTTGCTGTCATGGCACTGA